The following are from one region of the Georgenia sp. M64 genome:
- a CDS encoding LLM class F420-dependent oxidoreductase: MRLGYSVGYWSAGPPPGAAEAVRLADELGLDSVWTAEAYGSDALTPLAWWGASTRRVRLGTAVAQMAARTPTATAMAALTLDHLSGGRFVLGLGASGPQVVEGWYGQPYPRPLERTREYVDVVRQVLRRDAPVHLDGRHYRLPYPGGQGKALRPTVHPLRPDLPVHLAAQGPRNTALAAEIADGWLPTFFSPRTSDAAAALLAEGFERRSADLAPPAAFEVCAGAPVALGSDVEAAADTLRPMFALYIGGMGSSTANFHRAALERLGHEAACAEVSRRWAAGDRAGAAAAVPTELVLDVALAGSPAQLREQLGAWERSVVTTLVIQTDARALGPVVAALRG; encoded by the coding sequence CTGAGGCTGGGCTACTCCGTGGGGTACTGGTCCGCCGGTCCCCCGCCCGGCGCCGCCGAGGCGGTCCGCCTCGCCGACGAGCTCGGGCTCGACTCGGTCTGGACGGCGGAGGCGTACGGCTCCGACGCGCTCACCCCCCTCGCCTGGTGGGGGGCGAGCACCCGGCGCGTCCGTCTGGGCACCGCTGTGGCGCAGATGGCGGCGCGCACACCCACGGCGACGGCGATGGCGGCCCTCACCCTCGACCACCTCTCGGGCGGGCGGTTCGTCCTCGGGCTGGGCGCCTCCGGCCCGCAGGTGGTCGAGGGCTGGTACGGCCAGCCCTACCCGCGTCCGCTCGAGCGCACGCGGGAGTACGTCGACGTCGTCCGGCAGGTGCTGCGCCGGGACGCGCCCGTCCACCTCGACGGCCGCCACTACCGGCTGCCCTACCCCGGCGGCCAGGGCAAGGCGCTGCGCCCCACCGTGCACCCGCTGCGCCCCGACCTGCCGGTCCACCTCGCCGCCCAGGGGCCGCGCAACACCGCGCTGGCGGCGGAGATCGCGGACGGCTGGTTGCCCACCTTCTTCTCGCCGCGCACCTCCGACGCGGCCGCGGCGCTCCTCGCGGAGGGGTTCGAGCGTCGCTCCGCCGACCTCGCGCCGCCGGCGGCGTTCGAGGTCTGCGCGGGTGCGCCGGTGGCGCTGGGGAGCGACGTCGAGGCGGCCGCGGACACGCTGCGCCCGATGTTCGCGCTGTACATCGGCGGGATGGGCTCCTCGACCGCGAACTTCCACCGCGCCGCCCTCGAGCGGCTGGGGCACGAGGCCGCGTGCGCAGAGGTGAGCCGGCGCTGGGCCGCGGGCGACCGGGCCGGTGCCGCGGCAGCGGTGCCCACCGAGCTCGTGCTCGACGTCGCCCTCGCGGGCAGCCCCGCCCAGCTGCGGGAGCAGCTCGGTGCCTGGGAGCGCTCGGTCGTCACGACGCTCGTCATCCAGACCGACGCGCGGGCGCTCGGACCGGTCGTCGCGGCCCTGCGGGGCTGA
- a CDS encoding winged helix DNA-binding domain-containing protein, with translation MTVDVARLRLAAQRLVGPREPTAAAVVRWMTAMQAQDYPGALASVMLRTERAGAPDGGGAPHRGPDDGDATDHRGVRAALDTGAVVRSWPMRGTLHLVPAEDLGWMLALTSERLLTGAARRREQLGIDEAMLGRATTLAVEALNGGRSIRRAELMALWERAGLLGVPQCGYHLLWHLSQRGVTCFGPTDGAEQRIVLLDEWVPAPHRPGREEALGEWVRRYFLSHGPATVADFRSWTKLTAADTRTGLALARDRLEAVDVGGVEHLMDPATPQRLADARAEAGGVLLLPGFDELILGYADRTATLDPAHAERVVPGGNGMFRPTVLARGRVVGTWRRVGRGRRIEAEPFTDLPATVRRGIERRAAEYPAVA, from the coding sequence ATGACCGTCGACGTCGCGCGCCTCCGCCTGGCCGCACAACGCCTCGTCGGCCCGCGCGAACCGACCGCCGCCGCCGTGGTCCGGTGGATGACCGCGATGCAGGCGCAGGACTACCCAGGCGCCCTGGCGTCGGTGATGCTGCGTACGGAGCGCGCCGGCGCCCCCGACGGCGGCGGCGCCCCCCATCGCGGCCCGGACGACGGCGATGCCACCGACCACCGCGGCGTCCGCGCCGCCCTGGACACCGGCGCCGTGGTGCGCTCCTGGCCGATGCGCGGCACCCTCCACCTGGTGCCCGCCGAGGACCTGGGCTGGATGCTCGCGCTGACGAGCGAGCGGCTCCTCACCGGCGCCGCCCGCCGTCGCGAGCAGCTCGGCATCGACGAGGCGATGCTCGGGCGCGCGACGACCCTCGCCGTCGAGGCCCTCAACGGCGGCCGCTCGATCCGTCGCGCCGAGCTCATGGCGCTGTGGGAGCGCGCCGGCCTGCTCGGCGTCCCGCAGTGCGGTTACCACCTGCTGTGGCACCTCTCCCAGCGCGGCGTGACGTGCTTCGGCCCCACGGACGGCGCCGAGCAGCGGATCGTCCTGCTCGACGAGTGGGTGCCCGCGCCGCACCGGCCCGGCCGTGAGGAGGCGCTGGGGGAGTGGGTGCGGCGCTACTTCCTCAGCCACGGGCCCGCCACTGTGGCCGACTTCCGGTCCTGGACCAAGCTCACCGCCGCGGACACCCGCACCGGCCTCGCCCTCGCCCGGGACCGGCTCGAGGCGGTCGACGTCGGCGGCGTCGAGCACCTCATGGACCCGGCCACGCCCCAGCGCCTGGCGGACGCGCGGGCCGAGGCCGGCGGTGTCCTCCTCCTGCCCGGCTTCGACGAGCTCATCCTCGGCTACGCCGACCGGACCGCGACCCTCGACCCCGCCCACGCCGAACGGGTGGTCCCCGGCGGCAACGGGATGTTCCGGCCGACGGTCCTCGCGCGCGGCCGGGTCGTGGGCACCTGGCGGCGGGTCGGCAGGGGGCGACGCATCGAGGCCGAGCCGTTCACCGACCTCCCGGCAACCGTCCGGCGGGGGATCGAGCGCCGCGCGGCCGAGTACCCGGCGGTGGCATGA
- a CDS encoding LLM class F420-dependent oxidoreductase: protein MDLRIFTEPQQGASYDDQLAMARRAEALGFDAFFRSDHFLRMGDGNPLPGPTDSWVTLAGLARETSTIRLGTLVSSATFRHPGLLAVQVAQVDAMSGGRVELGLGTGWFEQEHRAYGVPFPARRFGMLEEQLEIVTGLWGTPVGETFDFTGENYRLEHSPALPKPVQDPLPIIIGGGGPRRTPRLAARFGAEYNQSFPEKSEMRHQIARVRAACEEAGRDPGELVYSAAFVACVGADEAEVTRRADAIGREPAELREHGLAGTPDEVLEGIAEMAELGVSRLYLQCLDMTDLEHLDLIAAEVLSEIG, encoded by the coding sequence ATGGACCTGAGGATCTTCACCGAGCCCCAGCAGGGCGCCTCCTACGACGACCAGCTCGCGATGGCCCGACGCGCCGAGGCCCTGGGCTTCGACGCGTTCTTCCGCTCCGACCACTTCCTGCGCATGGGTGACGGGAACCCGCTGCCCGGTCCCACGGACTCCTGGGTGACTCTCGCAGGCCTGGCGCGGGAGACCTCGACCATCCGGCTCGGCACCCTCGTCTCATCCGCCACCTTCCGCCACCCGGGTCTGCTGGCCGTGCAGGTGGCTCAGGTGGACGCGATGTCCGGCGGTCGCGTCGAGCTCGGCCTGGGCACGGGGTGGTTCGAGCAGGAGCACCGGGCCTACGGGGTGCCCTTCCCGGCCAGGCGGTTCGGCATGCTCGAGGAGCAGCTCGAGATCGTCACGGGCCTGTGGGGCACGCCGGTCGGCGAGACCTTCGACTTCACCGGTGAGAACTACCGCCTCGAGCACTCTCCCGCGCTGCCCAAGCCGGTGCAGGACCCGCTGCCGATCATCATCGGCGGTGGCGGGCCCCGCCGGACCCCGCGCCTGGCGGCCCGGTTCGGCGCCGAGTACAACCAGTCCTTCCCCGAGAAGTCCGAGATGCGTCACCAGATCGCCCGGGTGCGGGCCGCGTGCGAGGAGGCCGGCCGCGACCCCGGCGAGCTCGTCTACTCGGCCGCGTTCGTCGCGTGCGTGGGCGCCGACGAGGCCGAGGTCACCCGCCGGGCCGACGCCATCGGACGCGAGCCGGCCGAGCTGCGCGAGCACGGCCTGGCGGGCACCCCGGACGAGGTGCTCGAGGGCATCGCGGAGATGGCCGAGCTGGGGGTCTCCCGGCTGTACCTGCAGTGCCTGGACATGACCGACCTCGAGCACCTCGACCTCATCGCCGCGGAGGTCCTCAGCGAGATCGGCTGA
- a CDS encoding NAD(P) transhydrogenase subunit alpha: protein MSGITILTLFVLAAFVGVEVVSKVSSTLHTPLMSGANAIHGIILVGAIAVTAHATEPWLIVLGSLATLLATVNLVGGFVVTDRMLEMFSGRPKQPQRESEMAGDPR from the coding sequence ATGAGCGGCATCACGATCCTGACCCTCTTCGTCCTGGCGGCGTTCGTCGGCGTCGAGGTGGTCTCGAAGGTCTCCTCGACCCTGCACACCCCGCTGATGTCGGGCGCGAACGCCATCCACGGCATCATCCTCGTCGGCGCGATCGCCGTGACCGCCCACGCGACCGAGCCCTGGCTCATCGTGCTCGGGTCCCTCGCGACCCTCCTCGCGACCGTCAACCTCGTCGGCGGGTTCGTCGTCACCGACCGGATGCTCGAGATGTTCTCCGGCCGGCCCAAGCAGCCCCAGCGTGAGTCCGAGATGGCCGGTGACCCCCGATGA
- a CDS encoding low molecular weight protein-tyrosine-phosphatase, whose protein sequence is MSTPDPYRVLVVCTGNICRSPMGEVVLRERLREAGLDDAVEVASGGVSDEERGNPIDPRAHSVLVERGYDPHVHSAHRVEEEELAAYDLVLAMTTEHARVLRRRARGLDRAAEIRLWREFDATAPRLADGAAEHHLDVPDPWYGGREGFYDTLEVVERGAESVLALVRERLGVSPQP, encoded by the coding sequence GTGAGCACCCCAGACCCGTACCGCGTCCTCGTCGTCTGCACCGGCAACATCTGCCGCTCGCCCATGGGCGAGGTGGTGCTGCGCGAGCGGCTGCGCGAGGCCGGGCTCGACGACGCCGTCGAGGTCGCCTCGGGCGGGGTCAGCGACGAGGAGCGCGGCAACCCCATCGACCCGCGCGCGCACTCGGTCCTCGTCGAGCGCGGGTACGACCCCCACGTGCACAGCGCCCACCGGGTCGAGGAGGAGGAGCTGGCCGCCTACGACCTCGTCCTCGCCATGACCACCGAGCACGCCCGCGTGCTGCGCCGACGGGCGCGCGGCCTCGACCGCGCCGCGGAGATTCGCCTCTGGCGCGAGTTCGACGCCACCGCGCCGCGGCTGGCCGACGGCGCCGCCGAGCACCACCTGGACGTGCCCGACCCCTGGTACGGCGGCCGGGAAGGCTTCTACGACACTCTCGAGGTCGTCGAGCGCGGGGCCGAGAGCGTGCTGGCGCTCGTCCGCGAGCGGCTGGGAGTCAGTCCGCAGCCGTGA
- a CDS encoding phosphoribosyltransferase, protein MSETTRAFDDGATTAEEQEREVLGWAQFGEAARDLAREVVRSGWMPDLVIAVARGGLVPAGAVAYALGTKAMGTLNVEFYTGVAETLPEPVVLPPLMDTSELPGKRVLVVDDVADSGRTLALVMDLIRTRGLPADVDGDGAVTTGETVAVDARSAVVYAKPRSVIEPDYVWRRTDLWITFPWSAQPPVTAAD, encoded by the coding sequence ATGAGCGAGACGACACGGGCCTTCGACGACGGCGCCACCACCGCTGAGGAGCAGGAGCGCGAGGTCCTCGGCTGGGCCCAGTTCGGGGAGGCCGCACGGGACCTCGCGCGCGAGGTGGTCCGCTCGGGGTGGATGCCCGACCTCGTCATCGCCGTCGCCCGGGGCGGGCTCGTGCCCGCCGGGGCGGTCGCGTACGCGCTGGGGACGAAGGCGATGGGCACGCTCAACGTCGAGTTCTACACCGGCGTCGCCGAGACCCTGCCCGAGCCGGTCGTGCTGCCCCCGCTCATGGACACCTCGGAGCTGCCGGGCAAGCGCGTGCTCGTCGTCGACGACGTCGCGGACTCCGGCCGCACGCTCGCGCTCGTCATGGACCTCATCCGCACCCGGGGCCTGCCGGCCGACGTCGACGGCGACGGTGCGGTCACCACCGGGGAGACGGTCGCGGTCGACGCGCGCTCGGCCGTCGTCTACGCCAAGCCCCGCTCGGTCATCGAGCCGGACTACGTCTGGCGCCGCACCGACCTGTGGATCACGTTCCCGTGGTCGGCGCAGCCACCGGTCACGGCTGCGGACTGA
- a CDS encoding NAD(P) transhydrogenase subunit alpha has product MITIAAPREPSPETRVALVPDIVSALVRAGHRVLVESGAGAASTHPDEAYTAAGAEVVPAIDLAAVDVLAHVTPLPATALTRLRPGAVTLGLESPLDDDERLAAANANRLTVLAFERLPRTSRAQSMDVLSSQALAAGYRCVLEAAIRLPRFFPLAMTAAGTVPPAKVVVLGIGVAGLQAIATAKRLGAKVAANDIRPDSAEEARSVGATFIDVGLDAAEGTGTGGYARALGSSAAERQQAALAPHIADADVLITTAAVPGRRAPLLVTGPMVAAMRPGSVVVDLAASTGGNVEGSRPGEDVRVPSSRGGGEVTVVGLASAPSDLPADASRLYAKNVANVLALLVADGELVVPLDDDIVAGLALTHDGVTRDRDGAPVAPPADAVPVTPETDLTTGPGPDVATPPGADLTSPVSPDTAGEDRTTSYAGGRR; this is encoded by the coding sequence GTGATCACCATCGCAGCCCCACGGGAACCATCTCCCGAGACCCGGGTGGCCCTGGTGCCGGACATCGTCTCGGCACTGGTGCGCGCCGGCCACCGCGTCCTCGTCGAGTCCGGCGCAGGTGCCGCCTCGACCCACCCGGACGAGGCCTACACGGCCGCCGGCGCCGAGGTCGTCCCGGCGATCGACCTCGCCGCCGTCGACGTCCTCGCCCACGTCACGCCGCTGCCCGCCACGGCCCTCACCCGGCTCCGGCCCGGGGCGGTGACCCTGGGCCTGGAGTCGCCGCTCGACGACGACGAGCGCCTCGCCGCGGCGAACGCGAACCGGCTCACCGTGCTGGCCTTCGAGCGGCTCCCCCGGACCTCCCGGGCCCAGTCCATGGACGTCCTGTCCTCCCAGGCCCTCGCGGCGGGGTACCGGTGCGTCCTCGAGGCCGCCATCCGCCTCCCGCGGTTCTTCCCGCTCGCCATGACCGCGGCGGGCACGGTCCCGCCGGCGAAGGTGGTCGTCCTGGGCATCGGCGTCGCGGGCCTCCAGGCCATCGCCACCGCCAAGCGCCTGGGCGCGAAGGTCGCCGCCAACGACATCCGGCCCGACTCCGCCGAGGAGGCCCGCTCGGTGGGCGCGACGTTCATCGACGTCGGGCTCGACGCCGCCGAGGGCACCGGCACCGGCGGGTACGCCCGCGCGCTGGGCTCCTCCGCCGCCGAGCGTCAGCAGGCCGCGCTCGCCCCGCACATCGCCGACGCGGACGTCCTCATCACCACCGCGGCCGTCCCCGGCCGCCGCGCCCCCCTGCTCGTGACCGGTCCGATGGTGGCCGCGATGCGGCCCGGCTCGGTCGTCGTCGACCTCGCCGCCTCCACGGGCGGCAACGTCGAGGGCTCGCGCCCGGGTGAGGACGTGCGCGTCCCGAGCTCGCGCGGTGGCGGCGAGGTGACGGTCGTCGGCCTCGCCTCGGCGCCGTCCGACCTGCCCGCGGACGCCTCACGCCTGTACGCCAAGAACGTCGCGAACGTCCTGGCCCTGCTCGTCGCGGACGGCGAGCTCGTCGTCCCGCTCGACGACGACATCGTCGCCGGTCTCGCCCTCACCCATGACGGCGTGACACGTGACCGTGACGGCGCACCGGTGGCGCCGCCCGCCGACGCCGTGCCGGTCACGCCCGAGACCGACCTGACCACCGGGCCCGGCCCGGACGTTGCCACCCCGCCGGGCGCGGACCTGACCTCACCGGTCTCGCCCGACACCGCCGGTGAGGACCGCACCACGAGCTACGCGGGAGGCCGGCGATGA
- a CDS encoding glycoside hydrolase family 3 N-terminal domain-containing protein has protein sequence MTSNRPTRRAVLSGGLLAALAACAGPETARQVGAPALRPTEAPTVSLPAPTPTPAAPPRPQLEVMAGQMLMLGFPGAVLTPDNPVLAELTERHLGSVVLFSAGGASNVASPEQVAALTASLQEAAASPLLVAVDQEGGRVARLGPTRGFPPTLSARDLGRGDPAATRAASAEMARTLAAAGVTLNLAPVVDVDTYPANPVIGSLGRSFSADPAAVAAHAAAFVQGHHDVGVLTTLKHFPGHGSSRGDTHAGLVDVTATWDAVELEPYRVLVDAGLADAVMVAHVVNTAVDPRYPASLSAATINGLLRGELGYRGVVISDDLLMGAVAREWGFEEAVRRAVLAGTDIVLLASVTHGARAHAAILAMVEAGEVSEARIAASYQRVQALKARSLAAA, from the coding sequence ATGACCTCGAACCGACCCACCCGGCGAGCCGTCCTCTCGGGAGGCCTCCTCGCCGCGCTCGCAGCCTGCGCCGGACCGGAGACGGCCCGGCAGGTCGGCGCGCCCGCTCTCCGGCCGACCGAGGCTCCCACGGTCTCCCTACCGGCACCCACGCCGACCCCGGCAGCGCCGCCGCGGCCCCAGCTGGAGGTGATGGCCGGCCAGATGCTCATGCTCGGCTTCCCCGGCGCCGTCCTCACCCCGGACAACCCGGTGCTCGCCGAGCTCACCGAGCGCCACCTCGGCTCGGTCGTCCTCTTCTCCGCCGGTGGCGCGTCGAACGTGGCCTCGCCCGAGCAGGTGGCCGCGCTGACGGCGTCGCTCCAGGAGGCGGCGGCGTCCCCGCTGCTCGTCGCCGTCGACCAGGAGGGCGGCCGGGTGGCTCGCCTCGGTCCGACGCGGGGCTTCCCGCCGACGTTGTCGGCGCGCGACCTCGGGCGCGGGGACCCCGCCGCCACCCGCGCGGCGTCGGCCGAGATGGCCCGCACGCTCGCCGCGGCGGGCGTCACCCTCAACCTCGCGCCGGTCGTCGACGTCGACACCTACCCGGCCAACCCGGTGATCGGCTCCCTGGGGCGCAGCTTCTCGGCCGACCCCGCGGCGGTGGCCGCGCACGCCGCCGCGTTCGTCCAGGGCCACCACGACGTCGGCGTCCTCACCACGCTCAAGCACTTCCCCGGTCACGGGAGCTCGCGGGGGGACACCCACGCCGGGCTCGTCGACGTCACCGCCACCTGGGACGCGGTCGAGCTCGAGCCCTACCGCGTGCTCGTCGACGCCGGTCTCGCCGACGCGGTCATGGTCGCCCACGTCGTCAACACCGCCGTGGACCCGCGGTACCCGGCGTCGCTGTCCGCGGCGACCATCAACGGGCTGCTGCGCGGTGAGCTGGGGTACCGGGGCGTCGTCATCAGCGACGACCTGCTCATGGGGGCCGTCGCCCGGGAGTGGGGGTTCGAGGAGGCGGTGCGCCGCGCGGTGCTCGCCGGAACCGACATCGTCCTGCTCGCCTCGGTCACGCACGGGGCCCGGGCCCACGCGGCCATCCTGGCGATGGTCGAGGCCGGGGAGGTCAGCGAGGCGCGTATCGCGGCGTCCTACCAGCGGGTGCAGGCGCTCAAGGCCCGCTCGCTCGCCGCCGCCTGA
- a CDS encoding YegS/Rv2252/BmrU family lipid kinase yields MPHPRLVLANAAAGSADDEAVTAALAVLREGGEVEVVTPDDPAELRRALAGAEGRDVVIMGGDGSIHACLDTLARLGTTADVGPFAVVPLGTGNDLARGLGLPLDAEAAARVALTGRTRSLDLLVDDDGAVVVNAVHAGVGAEAAAKAEGLKKVLGPAAYPLGALRAGTGVTGWRLRITVDGTVLHEGDVLMVTVGLGSSIGGGTEVAPDAEPDDGLADVVVATATGPLARAGYARDLRHGEHLGREDVVLARGTEVRVEAVGPEDAFRTNADGEVTGPHTSRTWRVVPGAWRCRVPG; encoded by the coding sequence ATGCCGCACCCACGTCTGGTCCTGGCCAACGCCGCCGCCGGCTCCGCCGACGACGAGGCGGTGACCGCCGCCCTCGCGGTCCTGCGCGAGGGCGGGGAGGTCGAGGTCGTCACCCCCGACGACCCCGCGGAGCTGCGCCGAGCCCTCGCCGGCGCCGAGGGCCGCGACGTGGTCATCATGGGCGGCGACGGTTCGATCCACGCCTGCCTGGACACCCTCGCCCGGCTGGGGACGACCGCGGACGTCGGACCGTTCGCCGTCGTGCCGCTCGGCACCGGCAACGACCTCGCCCGGGGGCTCGGCCTCCCGCTTGACGCAGAGGCGGCCGCACGGGTGGCCCTCACCGGCCGGACGCGGTCCTTGGACCTCCTCGTCGACGACGACGGTGCGGTGGTCGTCAACGCCGTGCACGCCGGCGTCGGCGCCGAGGCGGCCGCCAAGGCCGAGGGGCTCAAGAAGGTTCTCGGGCCGGCCGCCTACCCCCTCGGCGCCCTGCGCGCCGGCACCGGCGTCACCGGATGGCGCCTGCGGATCACCGTGGACGGCACGGTCCTGCACGAGGGCGACGTGCTCATGGTCACCGTCGGGCTCGGGTCCTCCATCGGCGGGGGCACCGAGGTGGCCCCCGACGCCGAGCCCGACGACGGGCTCGCCGACGTCGTCGTCGCCACCGCCACGGGCCCGCTGGCACGGGCCGGCTACGCCCGCGACCTGCGCCACGGGGAGCACCTCGGCCGTGAGGACGTCGTCCTGGCACGGGGCACCGAGGTGCGGGTCGAGGCGGTGGGGCCGGAGGACGCCTTCCGTACGAACGCCGACGGCGAGGTGACCGGGCCGCACACCTCGCGCACGTGGCGCGTGGTCCCGGGGGCCTGGCGCTGCCGCGTGCCGGGGTAG